The genomic window GTGCGCGGCGATGATGATGACCATCGAGAACACGGTGGGCCGGCCCACCTCGGTGGTGGCCTGCAGGATCGCGTACAGCCGCGCCTTGCTGTCCTGGATCTGCTGCTCCTTGAGCTCGCCCAGCCGCTTGAAGATGTTCTCGACGACGATCACCGCGCCGTCGACGATGATCCCGAAGTCCATCGCGCCCAGCGACAGCAGGTTGGCCGGGATGCCCACCCAGGTCAGCCCGATGAACGTGGACAGCAGCGACAGCGGGATCACCAGCGCCACGATGGCCGCCGCGCGCACGTTCGCCAGGAACAGGTACAGCACGGCCAGCACCAGCAGCGCGCCTTCCACCAGGTTGCCGAACACCGTGTGCAGCGTCTTGTCGATCAGCGTCGAGCGGTCGTAGTACGGCACGATCTTCACGCCCTTGGGCAGGATCTGCGTGTCCAGCAGATCGATCTTCTGCTTCAGCGCCTCCAGCACCACCGACGGGTTCTCGCCCTTGCGCATGACCACGATGCCCGACACGATGTCGTCCTCGTCGTCCTGCCCCATCAGCCCCTGCGGCGGTGCCGAGCCCACCTTCACCTCGGCAATGTCCTTCACCAGGATTGGCGTGCCGTTGTTCTCGGCCACCACCACGTTGGCGATGTCGGCCGACGAGCGGAAGCTGCCCAGCGAGCGCAGCAGGTACTGCTGCCGCCCGTGCGCCACCGCGCCGCCGCCGGCGTTGGAATTGCCGCGCTGCAGCGCCGTGAACAGTTGCGACAGCGAGATGCGGGCGTCGCGCATGCGGCCCAGGTTCGGGTTCACTTCGTACTGCTTGATCGACCCGCCGATCGTCACCAGGTCGGCCACGCCCGGCACCTGGCGCAGGTTCTTTTCCACCACCCAGTCCTGCAGCGTGCGCAACTGCTGGGGCGTGTAGCCCTTGCCGGTCAGCCGGAAGCGGAAGATCTCGCCGATGGCCGTCGACAGCGGCGCCAGCTCGGGCTGCACGCCGTCGGGCAGGTCCACGCTGCGCAGGCGCTCGATGATCTGCTGGCGCGCGGTCACGTCGGTGGCCTTGTCGTTGAAGGTCACCATCATGAACGACAGGCCGAACTGGGTGTGCGAGAACACCCGCACGGAATTCGGCGTGCCGGCCAGCGCGGTCTCGATCGGGATCGTCACCTGGCGCTCCACCTCCTCGGCGGCGCGGCCCGGGTACAACGTGATGACGTTGACCTGGATGTCCGACACGTCCGGAAAGGCCTCGATCGGCAGGTTCTTGAACGCGGCCAGGCCGCCCGCGATGAAGATGATCAGGCCGAGCCAGACAAACAGCTTCTGGTGCAGCGCGAAATGAACAATGCGCGAAATCATCGGTCCGCCGTCCTCATTGCTTGGCGGACGCCCGCGCGGCGTTCACCGCGGTGGCATCGCGCAGGATGTCCTGCAGGTAGAGGTTGCCGTCCGTGATGACCACGTCGCCGGCCTTGAGGCCCTGGACCACCTCGGTCGTGCCGGGCAGCGTCACGCCGAGCTTCACCTCGCGGCGCTCGAACACGAACGGCGTGGCCGACGTGCGCACGAACACGTAGTTCCTGTTGTCGGCCAGGAACACGGCCTTGGACGGCACCGAGATACCCTGGAACGACGCCGCCTGCAGCTTCGCGGTCACGTACATCTCGGCCTTCAGGCGGCGGTCGGCGTTGGGCACCGCCAGCCGCACCTTGACGCTGCGCGACGTGGGGTCGACATAGTCCGCGATCTTGACCACGGTGCCCAGGAACGTCTCGCCCGGATAGGCCGCGCTGGTGAGCTGCACGGACACGCCGGCCTTGAACAGGCCCAGGTCCGCCTCGGCCGCGTCAAGCTGGGCCCAGAGCGTGGACGGATCGGTAATCAGGAACAGCGGCGCGTTGGGCTGCTGGTCGGGCCGGAGCTCCATGCCGGTATTGATATTGCGCTCGACCACCACGCCGTCGATGGGGCTGCGCAGCGCGAAGCGCTGGTTCACCGCGTCGCCGCCGCCCGCGCCGTACATGCGCAGCGCGGCCTGCGTGCGGGCCAGGTCGGCCGCGGCACGGGCGTTGTCGGCCTGGGCTTGCTCGAAGTCCTTCTGCGCGATCACGCCGGCCTGGTACAGCTCGCGCTGGCGCGCCAGCGACTTGGCCGCCACGGCGCTGTCGGCGGCAGACTTGCGCGCGTCGGCCTGCGCCACGCCAAAGTCCGGCGACGTCAGCATGGCCAGCGGCTGCCCGGCCTTCACGGTGGCGCCGGGCTGCACCAGGATCTCCATCACGCGCCCGGCGAACGGCGTGGCCACGCGCACGGTGCGGTCCTCGTTCCAGACCAGCCGGCCCGGCATGCTCAGCATGCGGTCGCCGCCGCTCTGCACGGGCTGGCCCACCACGCCCGGCAGCGCCTTGACGCTGGCCGGGTAGGCGATGGTCTGCCCGGTGATCTTCGGATCGTCGTCGTTGTCCGGCACTTCCTTCTTGCCGCAGCCGGCCAGCACCAGCGCGCACAGCGACAGGACGGCGGCCATCCGCACGGCACCGGGACGGCCCGAGCGGGCGCCACGGGAGAAAAACGGGAAATCAAGGACGCGACGCATCGGTACGAACCTGGGGAAGCTTGTTGATATCGGATTGGGTGGTCTGCAGCGCGGTCAGGTAGGCCGACAGCGCCTTGGCATAGTTGCCCTGCGCCTCCACGGCCTCCACCCGCGTCTGGCGCAGCGCGCGGCGCGCGTCCAGCAGGTCCAGCACGCCGCTGGCGCCCTTCGAATAGGCGAACTCGGCGCTGTTGGCCACGCTCTCGGCAGCCGGCAGCACCGATTCCCGCATCTGCTGCAGGCTGGCCCGCGCGGCATCCAGTTGCGCGCGCAGCCGGCCGATGTCGTTCTGGGCTTCGAGCAGGATGCGGTTGCGGTCGTCCAGCGCGGCGTAGTAGTCCACCTCGGCGCGGCGCGCCTCGCCGCCGTAGCTGTGGCGCACAAACAGCGGGATCGACACGAACGCGCCGTAGCTGTTGCCGCTGCCGGTGGTGTTGGTCTCGGAGATCGGGTAGTGCTCGTACTGCACGCCGACGGTCACATCGGGCACGCGGCCGGCGCGGGCCAGGTCGCGCTGCGACGCCGCCGCCGCCAGCCGGGCCTCGGCCGCGGTCACGTCGGGCCGGCGCTGCAGCACGTCGGGGTCGAAGGCCGGTACGGGGGCGTCGGGCGCCGGCCAGTCGGCCACCAGCCGGTTGTCGGCCAGCGTGCTCGGCACGCCCATGGCGGCGGCCAGTGCGGCCTTGTCGCTGGTGTGGTCGGCAATTGCGTTGCGCAGGTCGC from Cupriavidus pauculus includes these protein-coding regions:
- a CDS encoding efflux RND transporter periplasmic adaptor subunit, producing MRRVLDFPFFSRGARSGRPGAVRMAAVLSLCALVLAGCGKKEVPDNDDDPKITGQTIAYPASVKALPGVVGQPVQSGGDRMLSMPGRLVWNEDRTVRVATPFAGRVMEILVQPGATVKAGQPLAMLTSPDFGVAQADARKSAADSAVAAKSLARQRELYQAGVIAQKDFEQAQADNARAAADLARTQAALRMYGAGGGDAVNQRFALRSPIDGVVVERNINTGMELRPDQQPNAPLFLITDPSTLWAQLDAAEADLGLFKAGVSVQLTSAAYPGETFLGTVVKIADYVDPTSRSVKVRLAVPNADRRLKAEMYVTAKLQAASFQGISVPSKAVFLADNRNYVFVRTSATPFVFERREVKLGVTLPGTTEVVQGLKAGDVVITDGNLYLQDILRDATAVNAARASAKQ
- a CDS encoding TolC family protein; the encoded protein is MHFPVPRVAVAALLALAASVGRAASAPMPPDGPCVAPPARAALTLAQARLDALRCNRDIIAARRSEEASQADIQIASQRPNPVLSLGVANINPHLGVGTGNLRSKTVDSTVRVDQVIETANKGNLRTEAARKASAAAGEQTQAVVAQQLGAVDQAWYEAVVSQTRVEVLTEMVGLYGRTQQANEVRLKAGDVSRADVTKLQLETLRAQSDLRNAIADHTSDKAALAAAMGVPSTLADNRLVADWPAPDAPVPAFDPDVLQRRPDVTAAEARLAAAASQRDLARAGRVPDVTVGVQYEHYPISETNTTGSGNSYGAFVSIPLFVRHSYGGEARRAEVDYYAALDDRNRILLEAQNDIGRLRAQLDAARASLQQMRESVLPAAESVANSAEFAYSKGASGVLDLLDARRALRQTRVEAVEAQGNYAKALSAYLTALQTTQSDINKLPQVRTDASRP